TGTCTCGTTGGTGCTGAGCATGAAGCACAATCAAGCCTGACGACTCCAGTCTTCCAAGGTTGGTGTCTCCACCCCAATGTTCTTCATGTCTCTGACGTTTGCTGGGCAACACATAGATTGTAAATGCCTTCAGTGATCGTTGAGGGGGGCAACACATAGATTGTAAATAGATAAGACAGTTTCAGTTCTTCTCGTCTAACAAACATTGGTGCCGCCAAATTCAACAGCTAAATGTTGCATCAACAAACAAAGTGGAAGTGGAAGGTATGAACGAGTTCTCACCCATTTGGATTTCTGGGCTAGCAGCAGCTGTTGCATCCACAATAACCGTAACTTTCTCATAGTCAAGTGCGACAGCATCAAAGACAGTCTGCCGGACACAATTTGGTGTTTGAACCCCTGAAAATTCAACACATACACGCAcaaaaattatttatttttttgatagGAAAAATTAGAATAACAAAACAATAAGATTGGGTCAGGCACAAAACAAATTATTAGAGTAACGCATATGGACGATGGCATTTAACAAGCTGCCTGCGTACTCTGGAAGAGAAGGAACTGCACATTTATTCAAGTTTCAGCCTTGCAGTCTTTGTTCACTTATCCATCTCTGTATGAGCTTAGcaaatgaaagaaaaagaatCAGCAGTGCTTACCAACAACAACCAGGTTCTTGATCCCTGAAGTTTTGAGGACAGAATCCAGGTTTGTGGCAAAGAAAGAGCTGAACCTTGTTTTCACCAGCTTGTAGTCCTCTTCTTTGATGACAAGCCCATCAGCCATCTCTGCGCCTTGGGAACCTTTCATCGCGGGGCCCTTTCCCCCGGAGTAGAAGCGCCGGCGAAAGAGCTCAACGTCCCTACCATCAGGGTCATGCTCTCTCACAACCTACGTTGCAGTTGTTTGCTAGTCCCAATCAGAGTCTTTGTTTCCGAAAGGACAAATCCATCAGTGTCTCAGGATACTGTAGCGGCTACTACTTGATAGAGGTTAGCCTACAAGTCgtaataagagcatctccaagagctcttgtatctatGAATAACTAAAATTCTGATATAACTATTATGTAAAATGAAATAGCTAGTGAAAAATGGATGAAATCCAACTTCTCCAATATCCAAAAAGAGATGGTTAGGGCTCAACACTAGGCAAAGATGACCAACGGCACTCTTGGATAGAAAATGAGGATAAAAGATGAGGTAGATAGAATTTCTGTTAGATTGAAGTTAtttatcttccttttctttttttaaaaaattcatccaagatacaagagctcttggagatgctttaAGCCTAGAGTGAGCATCAGCAACATGCTGTGGGAAGATGCCACAGAACATGTCGATGGGGTGGGCCAGATTTGTTTGCAGAAATGACAGGAATGATAACCTTACTTACTGAGTTACTACTGTAGAGCAGATCAGAATGGCGTAATCCTGTCCCACTTTAGTAAGCACACCAACTCTATGTGTTTTCTTAAATAATATCAAGAAGGAGAAATGAAGAAAGAATTTCTGCACATTCAGTAGCACTGTACTCTATTTCTTTGTCGCGTTTCAGGTCATCACTAatgttggatttttttttatctcGGGATAAGCAGAAATTAAATAAGTTGACATGTAGAATTATAAGACGCAAATCAGTTTTCGTGTGTCGTGATCGTGTATCTAACGTAACCAACTAGGAGTTGGCTCCGGCCCCACAATAATGCGTAAAGATATGAGATGGAGAGGGGATACCTATGTAACCATGTAATTAGCCAAAAAACCGATCAGTTAATGTTCTTAATCTAGGGGTTGAAAGCTCGACTACCACAACTTGTTCAGGTTATTCATCAACTTTTTGATCAAGTTCTTCATCGATTTGGAGCAACAAGCTTCTAATCTGGTAAATCTACATCTGCTACTGCTACAACTATGGAGGCGCCGATAACATCTATAGGCTTTGGTTATTCCTCAATTAATTGATTTCCGCATTAAGTTATGATTAGTGATCATGATTACACTAAGCTAAAGTTTTGATTGTAGTTAATTAAGTTCTAACACTCAACAAACATGGATTGTTGTGGAAAATAAACTAATTTTTCTAGCCCCTTCTAacgtactccctctgtcctaaAAAGACTATTCTTTTAGAAAATTTTAAGAACATTattaatcatgaaaaataaCTCGTTGCCTCTAAGTACTTGCAGCAGTTATGATtgaaaattatattatttatttggttATATAGATCCTCAATAAATACATATGCATTGGAATTAGAAAAGTAGAATCGGCTAAGCATTTGATGAGCTCCACACACTTCTCTATACAATTTTTTCTTAGTATTTAGCATTGTTTTAACTTAAATAGATCTCACTGCAAGCTAAAAAGATATTCTTTATAGGACAACTTTTGAATGCTAAATGAACAGCTCTTTTAGGATAGAGGGGATTATTATAAAGTATCCAAACGAGACCTTGCTCGGGGATTAAAATGTTTCTTGTAAACTTTTGCAAAATTCATGGGATTGCGTTGAACCCATATATACGTGGCCACATGTTTTAATAGGTCTCGATTTTTTTTCTCCTCACTTCGTACCACCCCTGGTAGGGAGTACTTGTTTTGGCGACCCTTTGACTCTTCGATTAATTAAGTGGAGACCCCCCACCCCtgaattattaaaaaaatagctCTTGTGAGAGACCGACCCAGACAACGAAGATACCGCGCTCCCGCGCAAGTTCGACGGCCTGGGTAACGGCCGGGAGGATGGCCTCCCCGCCGGCCAGGAACGCCAGGCTGCTCATTGCCGGGTCTACGAACTCCTTCTGCAGCCAATCAACACAGTGCCATCAGATCTTAAAATAAATCAGCCACCACCAAACGCAAGAGTCAAGGCCAAGCTAAGGAGCCAAGAggaccctgtttttattacctGCATGTCGATGACGAGCATGGCAGTGTCGCTCCACTTATTGGCAGCCCCCATATGGATCGCTAGCTGCAATGGAAGAAGAGGCAACTCGGGGTTTTTAATTTGGGACAGAGAGATCGTGTGTGGGTTCTATAGGGTGGTGGAGCAATTTATAGGGCGATAGGTAGGAGAAACACCGAGACACGGCAGCAAAGGCAAGCGTGACGTCATAAATCACAAACTTTATGAAAAAAATGCAAAAGAGAAATGAAGTACTGTACCAGTGATAATCACATTGCGCCCAACTCTAGTAGAGCACAAATGGTCCTGCACATACTAATCAATAATCAATGATTGCGAACGAAATAGTAGATGCAGTCAGCAATAAAGGGCAGCTCCTGTGGTAAATGGTCAGTGCACCTTAAGGTGGGGTCCAAATAAAATCGGCAATAGCTAATGCCTGCGTGAGGGAGAGATGAAGTGACAGAAAATGTTTTTCCATTGCTTATGTTCAGCTCTAAGCTTACGACGCACCACAAGGAATCTTTTCTTACGGTGCATTTCTAGATGTTTGTTGCTCACAAGTAGCGCTGCATTTATTGCCTAATGCTAAACCTTTTACAACATTGTGGTTGACCTAACTACTAAACAGATCTTTTATTTAGCCCGGGTCCACAGCTCATTTTAATCCCGATTTTCGAACCGGACTAGGAGTTCGTGACTAAACGCTCGGCCCTTTAGTCTGGGTTTAATAATCGGGACTAAAGGGTCTTCGGAGCTAAAAAGGTAGTTGTCGCAAACCAAATCAAACTCTACGGTGCATCAAACTCTACGGTGCATGGGGTTGAACACATCACCTCTAGTTTCGCACATAGCTTTCTTACCATTTCATCTATACA
This window of the Panicum virgatum strain AP13 chromosome 1K, P.virgatum_v5, whole genome shotgun sequence genome carries:
- the LOC120697725 gene encoding probable inactive nicotinamidase At3g16190 isoform X2, whose protein sequence is MGAANKWSDTAMLVIDMQKEFVDPAMSSLAFLAGGEAILPAVTQAVELARERGIFVVWVVREHDPDGRDVELFRRRFYSGGKGPAMKGSQGAEMADGLVIKEEDYKLVKTRFSSFFATNLDSVLKTSGIKNLVVVGVQTPNCVRQTVFDAVALDYEKVTVIVDATAAASPEIQMGIYNLCVAQQTSET
- the LOC120697725 gene encoding probable inactive nicotinamidase At3g16190 isoform X1; the encoded protein is MGAANKWSDTAMLVIDMQKEFVDPAMSSLAFLAGGEAILPAVTQAVELARERGIFVVWVVREHDPDGRDVELFRRRFYSGGKGPAMKGSQGAEMADGLVIKEEDYKLVKTRFSSFFATNLDSVLKTSGIKNLVVVGVQTPNCVRQTVFDAVALDYEKVTVIVDATAAASPEIQMANVRDMKNIGVETPTLEDWSRQA